From a single Nicotiana tabacum cultivar K326 chromosome 8, ASM71507v2, whole genome shotgun sequence genomic region:
- the LOC107767438 gene encoding NAC domain-containing protein 30-like has protein sequence MEMDSCVPPGFRFHPTEEELVGYYLKRKINSLKIDLDVITDIDLYRIEPWDIEGRCKLGYEEQNEWYFFSHKDRKYPTGTRTNRATTAGFWKATGRDKAVLSKEKIIGMRKTLVFYKGRAPNGRKSDWIMHEYRLQSSEHAPPQEEGWVVCRAFKKATPNKQPCLDLAWQNSYYIRGTNTTYRPEISTPMHQPFNNAFNQTTNFHQFTFNPSHDHHQNMIINSSKNYFENQQVKLPQLDSPTISTSLCTNDKSLGGQNYTANNEDDHDEVKHSNGINNSQYFGDWKSFDTLIESSSNSFPNPSLLTRDDSQNHINHLLECLPDL, from the exons ATGGAGATGGACTCATGTGTTCCGCCAGGATTTAGATTTCATCCAACAGAGGAAGAACTTGTTGGATATTATCTCAAGAGAAAGATTAACTCTCTCAAGATTGACCTTGATGTCATCACTGATATTGATCTCTACAGAATTGAACCATGGGATATCGAAG GTAGGTGTAAATTGGGATATGAAGAACAAAATGAGTGGTATTTTTTCAGTCACAAGGACAGGAAATATCCGACGGGAACGAGGACAAATAGAGCCACAACAGCTGGATTTTGGAAGGCAACAGGAAGAGATAAGGCAGTGTTATCGAAGGAGAAGATAATAGGTATGCGAAAGACGTTAGTTTTCTATAAAGGAAGAGCTCCAAATGGAAGAAAAAGTGATTGGATCATGCATGAATACAGGCTCCAATCCTCTGAACATGCTCCTCCTCAG GAAGAAGGATGGGTGGTATGCAGGGCATTCAAGAAGGCAACTCCAAACAAGCAACCATGTTTAGATTTAGCATGGCAAAATTCTTATTATATTAGAGGAACAAACACCACTTATAGACCTGAAATCTCAACTCCAATGCATCAACCTTTCAACAATGCATTCAACCAAACAACAAATTTCCACCAATTTACATTCAATCCATCTCATGATCATCATCAAAATATGATCATTAATTCAAGCAAAAATTACTTTGAGAATCAACAAGTTAAACTCCCACAACTTGACAGCCCTACCATTTCGACAAGTTTGTGTACCAACGATAAAAGTCTTGGTGGACAGAATTACACAGCCAACAATGAAGATGATCACGACGAAGTGAAGCATAGTAATGGGATTAATAATAGCCAATATTTTGGTGATTGGAAGAGCTTTGATACATTGATTGAGTCATCTTCTAATTCTTTTCCTAATCCTTCATTACTGACTCGTGATGATTCTCAGAATCATATAAAccatttgctcgagtgcctccCAGATTTATAG